The region TCCAGGGTTTGTCTCTGAGGTGTATCAATCTCATGACTAGGTATAGCCGAATGAGGAAGGTAGGTTTACCAGGGGTCGTGAGGGGAGTCCGTGGAGGACAGGCTGCTCTGGCTCCCTTCCGTATCCATTTCGTGCCGGTGTGTTCAGACTGTACGGTATGGAAAAACAGACCGAGTGGAGAGATGGTGCGGGGGTTTGGCCAAGGTTTAAGAGAGGAACGGGCTGTTGCAGAGAGGAGGGACGAGTGCATTTGGCTCAAGGAGATGGTCGACTCCTCCTCCTTGTGCTGTGCCCGCGTGTTCCTCTCATCCTAGCGGTACGCACATTTTACGCATGCTTATAAATACAAAAATGAGTTACAATTTGTAAAATAAACAAATAGAGATATCAATATGTATTTTAGTTTGGGTAAATGATAATACTGTATGAAATCATTAGAATGATCATTTTTGTTGGTGTGAGCTAAAGATATTTCGTACCGGTTCAAGGTTTTAAACGAGGCACATTCATACACTTatatattcaaaagtatgtggacaccccttcaaatgagtggattcggctatttcagctacacccgttgctggctggtgtataaaatcgagcatacaaccatgcaatctcgatagataaacattggcaatagtgactttcaacatgacaccatcataggatgccacctttccaacaagtcagtttgtaagatttctgccctgctagcgctgccccggtcaactgtaagtgctgttattatgaagtggaaacgtctaggagcaacaaaggctcagccactgagtgctgaagtgcgcaGCGAGTaaaacattattaaaatggcCTGTCCTCGGTGGCAACACTCGCTACCGAGttgcaaactgcctctggaagcaacttcagcacaataactgttcatcgggagcttcatgaaatgggtttccatagctgAGAAGctgcacacaagcttaagatcccCATACGCAATGCctagtgtcggctggagtggtgtaaagctcatcaCCATTGGACACTTGAGCAGTGGAaaagtgttctctggagtgatgaatcacgcttcaccatctggcagtccgacaggacgactctgggtttggcagatcccaggagaacactacatgcccaaatgcatagtgccaactgtaaagtttggtggaggaggaataatagtccGGGTCTGTTTTTCATTGTGTGGGCtttgccccttagttccaatgaagggaaatcttaatgctacaacatacaatgacattctagatgattaagtgcctccaactttgtggcaacagtttggggaaggccctttcctgtttcagcatgacaatgccccatgcacaaagcgaggtctatacagaaatggtttgtcgagatcagtgtggaagaacttgactggcctgcacagaaccctgacctcaaccccatcgaacatcagtgaccgacctcactaatgctcttgtggctgaatggaatcaagtccccacagcaatgttccaacatctagtggaaagccttcccagaagagtggaggctatagcagcaaaggagaggaccaactctatattaatgcccatgattttgggatGACGTTcgacgagtaggtgtccacatacctttggtcatgtagtgaaaTAGAAGTAGACATGTAACGTGTGCTACTATGCCTGCTGCCAAGAAGCCTGGACCTTTCTGGCACAAGAGGAATAGAGCTTTCCCAGTTACTGCATAACCACTGGACTGTGGTGGTTGTTGCCAGTCAATCGCAACAATGGTGGCAGTGATGGGATATTTAAAGAGTTCCTTGTCTTTTTGTAAGTGGGATTCAATCTGTAAGCATTGGGTATAACTTGTGTGCCCAGTCCTCAATGTATGAAAATTTACTGGCCTCTTCCAAGAGAATTGTCTAGTGCACAGGAGGTAGTGCACTTTCCCTATAACCTTTGGGGTTGCTGGTTCAAACCCCAATGCGGGTGCTACCCTTCAATAGGTTTAATTGAGATTCtacaggtacagtggggcaaaaaagtatttagtcagccaccaattgtgcaagttctcccacttaaaaagatgagagaggcctgtaattttcatcataggcacacttcaactatgacagacaaaaatgagaaaaaaaatccagaaaatcacattgtaggatttttaatgaatttatttgcaaattatggtggaaaataagtatttggtcaataacaaaagtttatctcgatactttgttatataccctttgttggcaatgacagaggtcaaacgttatctgtaagtcttcacaaggttttcacacactgttgctggtattttggcccattcctccatgcagatctcctctagagcagtgatgttttgtggctgttgctgggcaacacagactttcaactccctccaaagattttctatggggttgagatctggagactggctaggccactccagaaccttgaaatgcttcttacgaagccagtccttcgttgcccgggcggtgtgtttgggatcattgtcatgctgaaaggcccagccacatttcatcttcaatgcccttgctgatggaaggaggttttcactcaaaatctcaagatacatggccccattcattctttcctttacacggatcagtcgtcctggtccctttgcagaaaaacagccccaatgcatgatgtttccacccccatgcttcacagtaggtatggtgttcgttggatgcaactcagcattctttgtcctccaaacacgacaagttgcatttttaccaaaaagttatattttggtttcatctgaccatatgacattctcccaatcttcttctggatcatccaaatgctctctagcaaacttcagacgggcttggacatgtactggcttaagcagggggacacgtctggcactgcaggatttgagtccctgccggcgtagtgtgttactgatggtaggctttgttactttggtcccagctctctgcaggtcattcactaggtccccccgtgtggttctgggatttttgctcaccgttcttgtggtcattttgaccccacggggtgagatcttgcgtggagccccagatcgagggagattattagtggtcttgtatgtcttccatttcctaataattgcttccacagttgatttcttcaaaccaagctgcttacctattgcagattcagtcttcccagcctggtgcatgtccacaattttgtttctggtgtcctttgacagctctttgctCTTGGCCagagtggagtttggagtgtgactgtttgaggttgtggacaggtgtcttttatactgataacaagttcaaacaggtgccattaatacaggtaacgagtggaggacagaggagcctcttaaagaagaagttacaggtctgtgagagccagaaatcttgctagtttgtaggtgaccaaatacttattttccaccataatttgcaaatacattcattaaaaatcctactatgtgattttctggatttttttttttctcattttgtctgtcatagttgaagtgtacctatgatgaaagttatacaggcctctctcatctttttaagtggagaacttgcacaattggtggctgactaaatactttttttgccccactgtatagcatTTAGTTATTTGTTATCTTATTGACAACTGCATTACTAAATATTGAACAATGAAGCTAGCCTTGAAAAATCTGCTCTCCACTTTCAATCAATCTCACAAAACATGCCattgtacagctacagtataggcCTTCatgaaaatgtgcagtttttggTCTACAACTAAAATGGATGGAGAAAATACAACTTTTGGGCTAGTTGATGTTCTTTGAAGGACAGATGTCATATCAGTGTCCACATTGTCTTAAACTGTGTGTCATTAGCCACATTCCACCCACAGTTattagagtgaaggaaaaacagtaTCTGTATAAAGAAAaatcacgacagctgtgatggaaacaggaagtttcggtaCAATTGTATAAATTATGACAGATAATTCTTCGCTCGACATAGTGGGATCTCTGTGTGTCTAAAATGAATTACGCTATACGAGAAGCggcggtggaaacgcctttatgcgcaaatattaaTATAATAACCATCTAATCGAAGTACATTTACGATGATATGGCGTGCGGTCCTCTTACTAAGacttgggaaaccatgcagttttttaggctacagatgaaataagttatggtGAACTCCACAGAGTGATgcaagtgcacggtgatgagcttgatgctgctttccaataaatattgagggtagTATGACTGCCGTTCAAGAAAACGAAAATAttctccataataatctcatcaggAAGACTAgtctacccgcactgtatctgttagctgttggctagagcacatcTGCCAAGACCAGAGCagacacatttgctatttaacacaaCAGCTTCTGTGACAAACGgatcggtagagttgaaaatgcaatggaaacacattgaactttagatttttattagGTACATGAAAACTTGAGCAAAAAAATACATTGTGTCTGCACTGTCATCACGTTGTGATTTcctttatctgcaacaagtctgtTTAATGGAAATACACCACTGCTGGGTAAATGTGGAGATTTTCTTTATGCAGAGTTTAGAATAGTCGCATGTAAATGTGTTactaattggatggaaacctagctagtctCCAGGCATTGGTTCGCCTACACCTGAACAGTCCTGACACTAGCATCAGTAATCCAGTCGCTCACTCTAGCACAATCCACCCCCATACTCTAACCCGCTGACAATGAGGTGATTTTGGGTAGTGCACTTGCTCATTCACTACTGGGTCTTCAGTATTTCATTATTGCCAAAACCAGCCCCAGTTAATCTCCTCTCCAACACATCATGTGACTTGTTAACCGATTGGAGGCCGATCACAATGTTACCTCAAAGAAACAGCCACTCAAATAATTCAAGCAATGGCAATGCATTAGCACCAATGCCTAGGGTGATAAAGGTAAACAATGTTGTTTATTCACATGCCTCCGAATACCTGAGATGGAACTTTGGAAAGTCTTTCAAATCTGTATTAACACTTCAAATAGACTAACCGTAACTACTGTATTGTCCTAGAAGCCTCTGGTTCTTCCGACTCCCCTTTACACACTCAGCTCATTCCATTAAGGGGTGCACTCTCAAAGTAAGCCGCTAAACTAACACCAGATGACAATAAGAATGAGAGACTGAACAAACACGCATTCGCACTGCCTACTCAAGAATATGTGAAAGCTATGTCTATTGACTACTTATTTTTGTTCTGTTTATGGTAAGCTCCGTTTGTGTGTGAAGTGTCCATTAAGTTTATACTGGGTGAGCTGTTGGACATTGTTGGAGGCACACAGCCTCTCCTCCCTGCAGAGGAAACTACACAAATGTGGACAGTGCTTATTCGGGCAGGAACTAAGGGGTGTGTTAAATTTCTGCATGCATGATCAATGGGGTTGAATagtatgggaggggggggggggggggggtcttgggtGGCATGGACACAAGGCTGAAAGAGGAGGGGGCAGAAACAGGGAGGTTTGCTGAATAATGAGACTGAGGACAGCAGGGAAAATAGCAGTTCTGTTAGTGAGCTACTTTTCCAGTAAACAAAGTGTGGTTCTTTATTTCTAGAACAGAAGATACTGTAGGCTACTTActaacacatgcaaacacactttTTCCTTTGATAATAAAATTACAACTTTATATTTACTTTCTCACACCAAATGCCTGCTAGAATGTGTGATATAATGAACTGTATGGGATTTAAATGCAGTACAGGCCACACTACCCTGCCTCCCTCACTGGGCTGTCCTCTGAACAGTGCAAATTCAGGCACAATTGGACTTAATTACAGGGCAGTAGTGtttcagagagatagagggagccCTGTTCCCCCCTTTCATATACTGCACAATGCCATCTTCCCTAGTGTAGGGTGGGGTGAGGAAAGAGGCTGAACCGGAGGAAGcacaggtaaagagagagagagcgttatTGGAGATGAATCCACACTGCGAAAGCAATACCTATACAGCATAGCTACAATGCCACCTGTAGGGGTTCTTAAGTATTACTGATTCAGATGTACGCTTGAAGTTAGACAAAGTCATCGAGGATAATGCAGAACAGACGTGTGATAGTAACGACCTGTGAGTCTGAAATATATGAAATCTTTAGCGAAAAATTTGATGTGACATCTAGGTCTGATGTAATCACAGGAGGTAAAGCACTTTCAATGAGACAGAGGAAGGAATGAATGAGAAAAGGGTTGGACAAAGGGGGGGGAGGATGCTTTTGTTTGGGTTTTATGGCCAGATTGTCTCCTGCTCTGGGAAAGTGAAAACCCAACCTTAGTTTAAGTTACCTGGGGGAGAAAAAGACCCAGGAAGAGGGTCAGAGGAAAGGTTAGGTGACTGTCAAGGGACAGCAGACATATTCAAGcgagcagagagaaacagaatccAAAGTCAGTGAACACTAGCAGGTGTTCTCAGGAATCTAAAAGCTACCTCTATTATACCTCGTCTTTCTAGAATGATGCAGTAGTGCCCTCTAGTGCTGTGCAGGACAACAGTTACTTTTAATTTCTCTGTCCAATTCATTCCAAACCTCTCAAAAACACACCTATCAGGTTTTCATGATAAATGTTAAACTACAACATCCATTCCATTTGGCCTTTACATTACAATTGATTTGAAATAGAGTAGTATACTAGCCATAAATTACATCAAGGCAGTCTAAAATATGCATTTTGCTGTTATCCTTTTTGGATCCTAAAATGAATGCCTATAAGTGTCATGGAGAATTGTCGGTTTAGAATATATTGGAAAATAAATATGCTAGGTTTTAATGTGCGTATTAAGATGCAGTTTGCTTATTTTTGTAACCTCTCACATATGTGTTGCATTTGTGTGTTATACAGGAGGCTGTATGAATGTGCAGTTTATTTTCATTAATAGTTTGACTGCACTTTGCTCACTGTTAGGGATGGACGGAGATGAGGACAAAGTTCACAGAAAGCgcatggggaggagggggagggaaaaaAATACCTTTTAAAGCATAACAGCAGGTGGAGGGCTAAAACGAGACAGCTCAGCTCAGAACGGAACGAGACCAGGAGAAAAATCAAACGGGGGGAAAATGAAAGCAAACTTTCTCTATTCCTAAACTGAAGGACAGAAATGCAATGATTCCAGAAGCCAATTGCTCTGTTTTTTGTGTAAGCGCATGACtgcagtgtgtctgtgttggtgtgtgagtgtgtgtttgtgacctgTGGCCTGCGTAGTCTGTGTGCTGTGTTAGTGAGGTAAAGATTAGGCAACAGCgtaatggagggagaggagaggaaaggagaagcaGGGCCCGGCCCTGGGCGTCTGTCTGCTCTCCAGGAGCAGCTGATCTGGGCTCTGCTGGGCTCTGGACTGTCCCGGGAGGTCCTGGTCCATGCCCTGGGAGAACTGGAGCGAGAGAGGGTCACCCCTGGAGCAGAGAAGGGGGACAGGGGGGATGGCGAGAGTTCGGAGGAGGGAGAAATGGATTTTCCACCCCCCATATTCCAGGAGCTGGAGGCCCTAGCCCCAGAGGAGGCAGCCAGGCAGAGGGCTCTGGTCGACCAACTGCTTCAGTAAGTAGCTCCCAAATGTCTGCCATCCACCCTATCCTCCCCTTaacaacatatacagtacatcaatCTCTTCCTTTTATAAAACCTCAAATATGAATACACAAACTCATACAACAACAACATAGCCATACCCCTTTGCTGTGCTATTATTCTctcactttaaaaaaataatgtccAACTCATTTGTAAAAAATTAATCTTTAAAACAAATACGTGTTAGGGTGGTTACTTGATTCTGTTCTCCATTCTTTTTCTTCTCTGCTTTCTTTTCCTGTCGTTTTCTGACCAAGTAAAGGTTCCAGAGAGGACAAACAATTGACGGTTTTACCTGGCAGCATCCTTTCTACTACCTTTCTTCGTCTTTCTCAAATGtagtctccctctcccctttcctccctcgtTCTCCTGCTCCCTCTGAGATCTCTCTTGGCCTCTGAGGTGAATTTAAAGGAGGGTTCCTCCTTTCCTGGTTACTAATTACCCACCCCATCAGGTTTCTCTGTCCATTTAATGAATGAACTACATGCAATGGTTAAGATGAACAGAAATGTGCTATGTTTGGCTGTGTGTTAGAACAGCTTGAGTCAATATTTACTACTATTTGGAAAAGCCCATTTCATTTCACCACATTTCAAACTACAACAAATATCTCAAGATTATGGTTTAACTGGTCATTGTATTTAGCTAAAAGTGGGCCATTTTACAACACCTAGCAATGAAAACACAACTTGACCAACCATGCCTTAGTATAAAATGCATCGAACATAGATAAAGCTTTTGTATGTTAATATACATAATACAAATGTTATGTACTATTGCTAGCCGTCAAGGTTTGTGTTGCAGCAAGTAGGCTATCCATATCTTTATGGGTTTTAATTCCAGTGGCCAGAGAGAGCTGGACTTTGCCCTGCTGTGCTTCCCCTTATCTCTTATTGTcaacatccctctctccctccccctctttatgcatatgtgttttgtctgtgtgtgtgtgtctgtgtgtgataggGAGGATCCATGGCGCGTGGCAAAACTAGTGAAGAGCTACATGCAGCAGCATAACCTCCCCCAGAGAGAGGTGGTCGAGTCCACAGGCCTCAACCAGTCCCATCTCTCCCAGCACCTCAACAAAGGCACGCCCATGAAGAACCAGAAACGGGCTGCTTTGTACAGCTGGTACGTCAGGAAGCAGGGCGAGATTAGCCAGCGTGAGTATTTGACTAGCTGATGAGCTGACCCTGCCTTTACTGCACTACAGTATGACATTACAGTCTGGACTCTGAAGTGTAACATTTATAATAGGTCAAATCATGAATACCTCATTCATTAATATTCACAATACATTGCCATAAATCTATACGGTTTTGGGGATTGGGAGCTCTTACACAAGACTGAATCTCAGGATGCGAAGAACAATTATGTCAACAGATCTTTCTTACTCTTCTTTCTCATTCTATGTCCTTCCTTATATCCACTTCCTGGAAAAGTTTCAAATAGCTTTGACATTTGCAAACTTTCCATTTCAATCATGTAAGGAAAGTGTGGTCTCCTGCTGTGTTTTCCCAATGATAGCAAAATCACAATCCCCTGTACCCCAATCCTTAGACTGGTAAATCCATCATGATACAGTATTCAATATGTCTATCAACTGTAAACAACTATGGAGGCCCACTGGTCACTGTGAGTCAAATATAGACATGTAAGGTAACATGATACTGTCCACTTTCACATTCCATGTGTAGAGAGACACAGAATCTGCAtgtcctacactcacacacacacgttgcaTTGCAAATGATCTCAAACGCTAATATAAAAACAGATTCCTGTGAATTAGCCCTATTGTTTTAAATATAAAACAATACTGTCTGAATAATTAACAATACTGATATAACAATATGGATACTATATCAATACAATTGACATTTATCACAAAAGTCTACAAATATGCTTTCACTGACCACCCCATGCAGAGTTTACTAATGCCAGGCATGCCCTTGGGtctggagaggagcagggagaggatgTGAGGAAGGGACGTAGGAACAGGTTCAAATGGGGACCCGCCTCCCAGCAAATCCTCTTCCACGCCTATGAACGACAGAGGAACCCAagcaaagaggagagagagggattagtgGAGGAGTGTAACAGGTGAGAGAGCGGGGAGAGGTCAGCTAAAACAGGAAATGTTCCCAGTTCCAGTGCAATGGAGGAACTGCCCCTGTCATTTTAGAGTGTCCCCCTTTAAAGATGTTTCTCTTGCTCTGGGCCCTCTCTGGCTCTCCCTCAGGGCTGAGTGTCTTCAGAGGGGTGTGTCTCCGTCCCAGCTGGCTGGCCTGGGCTCTAACCTGGTGACAGAGGTACGAGTGTACAACTGGTTCGCTAACCGCCGCAAGGAGGAGGCCTTCCGCCATAAACTGGCTCTTGATATGCCTTACAACAGCCAATCAGCAAGCTCCACCaaccacacactctcacacagccCTGAGCAAGGTAACCCTCACCCTCACCAAAGTGAATCAAATAATAATTTAATTTAATCCACAAAGAGCATAATTCATAATTAGTGTTGTCATCAGATGTTGCTTATGTACTATTTTCAGTGCCCTTATACAGAGGAACAGAGCCAAGACTGACAGGGTGCAGCATTCCCTCCTCCCAGGAAACACCTGATCCTAACTCATCCTAACAGGCTTCCTCTCTTCCAGGCATGAAGTATAGCCAGCAAATCACATGTGACAATCTGGGGTCATCGAGGGGTCACAATGGAGACAGAGGCTTGGGGGGCCGCCTTGCCAGCCCCATTCAACTGGAGCCCAGCCACACACTCCTGGAAACACACCATCACAAACCAGTGAGATCACCTACCATATTATCATTCACCATATCTCACCTCGACACACATTGTTATAATCCCCATTACACCATCACAAACCAGTGAGATAGGAGCAAACAACCTCTCATTGTTACTCATTGTCAACCAGAGATCAGCAACTATGATCACATAATCCCAATCATCACATTACATTGATTAGTAACTGCAAAACACATCAGTGTGATCACAAACCATAATAAGCTAATTATTTCACAAACCATATTACATCATAATAAGCAAATTACATCACAAACCATATTACATCGTTATATAAGACCATGAGGTCGCTAACCATATATCATCATGTAATGCAGTGAAATCCCAAGCCATATCACATTAAACTAGTGAGATCATAGATTACTTCACGTCATCATAAACCTTTGGGTATACAAAGCATCTCAATCCTCACAAGAATCCATGGCTGTGGTTCTGCCACCAACTTTCCCCATCTCAGGTATCAGGTGGTGGCCCCTTGCCCCCAGTCAGCACCCTGACATCACTGCACAGTCTGTCTGCCTCGCCTGCTCCCCACCATGGACTCATCATGACCTCCCTGCCCAGCGTCATGAGTCTGGGAGAATCCTCTCTCCTCATAGGTAACCGATTCTACACACAGTCCCCTTCACTCAAACAGCTCTAAGTCAGAGCATAGTTATTTTTAAAACGGTCATTTCAAAACATATCCACTGTATTGTATCTTATCCTGTTGTCAGATATAAAAACCAACTGACATTAACAAAGTAGCCTAGTTTAATCCATGTTTTCCTGGCCTGTTGCTCAACAGGTCAAACCGTACCTGTCATCAACAATGTGGGAGGCGGGTTCACCACCCTTCAGCCAATCTCTTTCCAGCAGCAGCTTCATTCCACTTCCCAGCAGCAACTCACACAGCAGTTCCAGAGTCACATGGGCCACCACAGTCCTTTCATGGCAACCATGACACAGCTTCCATGTCACAGTAAGGCCACAGTGGCAGCATGTTACTCCTTCATTTGCCCTTTGACAGAAATATAATATGTGAAACAAGGAATGAGTGAGAGCAACCTAATAGAACTAGAACTGCTAGAACTAAGGAGGGTTTCATAAAGTACCCATGCACCTGCTCTCAATTTCTCCATTGCAGTGTACAGCAAGTCTGATATGTCCCACTACCCTCCGTCCAGCCTACTGTCCCAAGCAATGGTCATCACTGACAGCAGCAGCCTTGGAACACTGACCAGTCTAACCACAGTCAGACAGGTACTGTGATTCCAAACATTCACCTAAAATGAAAGTGATGC is a window of Oncorhynchus mykiss isolate Arlee chromosome 11, USDA_OmykA_1.1, whole genome shotgun sequence DNA encoding:
- the hnf1a gene encoding hepatocyte nuclear factor 1-alpha isoform X1, which produces MEGEERKGEAGPGPGRLSALQEQLIWALLGSGLSREVLVHALGELERERVTPGAEKGDRGDGESSEEGEMDFPPPIFQELEALAPEEAARQRALVDQLLQEDPWRVAKLVKSYMQQHNLPQREVVESTGLNQSHLSQHLNKGTPMKNQKRAALYSWYVRKQGEISQQFTNARHALGSGEEQGEDVRKGRRNRFKWGPASQQILFHAYERQRNPSKEEREGLVEECNRAECLQRGVSPSQLAGLGSNLVTEVRVYNWFANRRKEEAFRHKLALDMPYNSQSASSTNHTLSHSPEQGMKYSQQITCDNLGSSRGHNGDRGLGGRLASPIQLEPSHTLLETHHHKPVSGGGPLPPVSTLTSLHSLSASPAPHHGLIMTSLPSVMSLGESSLLIGQTVPVINNVGGGFTTLQPISFQQQLHSTSQQQLTQQFQSHMGHHSPFMATMTQLPCHMYSKSDMSHYPPSSLLSQAMVITDSSSLGTLTSLTTVRQILTTDPEEQTDQPIQEDSLHLQSPSPVPVSSGNLQLYPPSQSSETHPPHRLSSSPADINSYIPAQMVSTAQ
- the hnf1a gene encoding hepatocyte nuclear factor 1-alpha isoform X2, giving the protein MEGEERKGEAGPGPGRLSALQEQLIWALLGSGLSREVLVHALGELERERVTPGAEKGDRGDGESSEEGEMDFPPPIFQELEALAPEEAARQRALVDQLLQEDPWRVAKLVKSYMQQHNLPQREVVESTGLNQSHLSQHLNKGTPMKNQKRAALYSWYVRKQGEISQQFTNARHALGSGEEQGEDVRKGRRNRFKWGPASQQILFHAYERQRNPSKEEREGLVEECNRAECLQRGVSPSQLAGLGSNLVTEVRVYNWFANRRKEEAFRHKLALDMPYNSQSASSTNHTLSHSPEQGMKYSQQITCDNLGSSRGHNGDRGLGGRLASPIQLEPSHTLLETHHHKPVSGGGPLPPVSTLTSLHSLSASPAPHHGLIMTSLPSVMSLGESSLLIGQTVPVINNVGGGFTTLQPISFQQQLHSTSQQQLTQQFQSHMGHHSPFMATMTQLPCHMYSKSDMSHYPPSSLLSQAMVITDSSSLGTLTSLTTVRQILTTDPEEQTDQPIQEDSLHLQSPSPVPGQ